A single region of the Xiphophorus maculatus strain JP 163 A chromosome 3, X_maculatus-5.0-male, whole genome shotgun sequence genome encodes:
- the LOC102222314 gene encoding NLR family CARD domain-containing protein 3-like, whose amino-acid sequence MKTEVERRNMSVSELTRIQGELVRRVSAENITQLLEALVADSVLNELEKESILEKSPVRAKKARDLFNTVIQKGDQACSKTIHLLRALDSYLCSELRLCSASSCTEGAVEKCQLELKSFLKKRFESVFEGIAKAGSAALLNQIYTELYITDGGTGEVLDEHEVRQIETASRKPHRPETTIRQEDFFKIPPGKDEPIRTVMTKGVAGIGKTVLTQKFTLDWAEDKAHQHIQLIFPFTFRELNVLKEKKFSLVEFVHHFFTETKEIFSFENFQVLFIFDGLDESRLDLDFHNEVILTDATESTSVDVLLTNLIRGKLLPSALLWITTRPAAANQIPPQCVGMVTEVRGFTDPQKEEYFKKRFRDVEQASRIMSHMKTSRSLHIMCHIPVFCWITATVLEDVLETREGGELPSTLTEMYIHFLVVQTKLKKVKYDGGAETDPHWSPESRKMIESLAKLAFHQLQKGNLIFYESDLTECGIDIRAASMYSGVFTQIFKEERGLYQDKVFCFVHLSVQEFLAALYVHFTFINSGINLMEDQPSSFRNFVLNFFYFFFKLNLTRLHQSAVDQALKSPNGHLDLFLRFLLGLSLETNQTLLQGFLPKTGSSSKNNQETVQYIKKKISENVSAEKSINLLHCLNELSDRSLVEEIQQSLSSGSLSADELSPAQWSALGFILLTSGEDLDVFDLKKYNASEEALFRLMPVVKVSNKVRLKDCNLSERSCEALASVLGSPSSNLTEVDLSNNNLQYSGVELLSSGLKSPHCKLETLRLESCKLSERTCEILSSVLSSQSCCLREIDLRNNNLQDSGEKLLSGSNCTLEIFRKPAGVRWLKPGLRKYSCQLTIDTNTVHRELKLSEDNRKVTREKELQLYPDHPDRFDDWPQLLCSNGLTGCHYWEIEWRGAVFISLSYRGIERKGCEDGTVFGWNDWSWSLRCYDVEDYSVWHKNKETVISSSVSNRVAVYVDCPAGILSFYSVSSNSLIHLHTFHTTFTEPPYPGFWMIDSGSSVLLC is encoded by the exons ATGAAGACGGAAGTAGAACGTCGAAACATGTCAG TGAGTGAGCTTACCAGAATTCAGGGGGAATTGGTTAGAAGGGTGTCAGCAGAAAACATCACCCAACTGCTTGAAGCTCTTGTGGCAGATAGTGTCCTGAATGAGTTGGAGAAAGAGTCCATACTTGAGAAGAGTCCAGTCAGAGCCAAAAAAGCAAGGGATTTATTCAACACTGTGATCCAAAAAGGGGATCAAGCCTGCAGCAAGACAATCCATCTCCTCAGAGCACTTGATTCATACCTGTGTTCTGAGCTGCGTTTATGTTCTGCTTCATCCTGCACAGAAG GGGCTGTGGAGAAGTGCCAACTTGAACTTAAATCCTTCTTGAAGAAGAGGTTTGAGTCTGTGTTTGAGGGGattgctaaagcaggaagtgCAGCTCTTCTGAACCAGATTTACACAGAGCTCTACATAACAGATGGAGGGACTGGAGAGGTCCTtgatgaacatgaggtcagacagattgaaacagcatccaggaaacctCATAGGccagaaacaacaatcagacaagAAGACTTCTTTAAAATCCCACCTGGAAAAGATGAACCAATCCGAACAGTAATGACAAAAGGAGTGGCTGGCATCGGGAAAACAGtcttaacacagaagttcactctggactgggcagAAGACAAAGCCCACCAGCACATCCAgctcatatttccattcactttcagagagctgaatgtgctgaaagagaaaaagttcagcttggtggaatttgttcatcacttctttactgaaaccaaagaaatcttCAGCTTTGAAaacttccaggttctgttcatctttgatggcctggatgagagtcgactAGATCTGGACTTTCACAATGAGGTGATCCTGACTGATGCCACAGAGTCCACCTCAGTGgatgttctgctgacaaacctcatcagggggaaactgcttccctctgctctcctctggataaccacacgacctgcagcagccaatcagatccctcctCAGTGTGTTGGCATGGTGACAGAAGTCAGAGGCTTCACTGacccacagaaggaggagtacttcaagaagagattcagagatgtGGAGCAGGCCAGCAGAATCATGTCCCACATGAAGACATCCCgaagcctccacatcatgtgtcacatcccagtcttctgctggatcactgctacagtcctggaggatgtgttggagaccagagagggaggagagctgcccagcaccctgactgagatgtacatccACTTTCTGGTGGTTCAGACCAAACTGAAGAAGgtcaagtatgatggaggagctgaaacagatccacactggagtccagagagcaggaagatgattgaGTCTCTTGCAAAACTGGCTTTTCATCAgttgcagaaaggaaacctgatcttctatgaatcagatctgacagagtgtggcatcgatatcagagcagcctcaatgtactcaggagtgttcacccagatctttaaagaggagagagggctgtaccaggacaaggtgttctgcttcgtccatctgagtgttcaggagtttctggctgctctttATGTCCATTTCACCTTCATTAACTCAGGAATTAACTTAATGGAAGACCAACCATCCAGTTttagaaattttgttttaaattttttttattttttttttaagttaaaccTAACAAGGCTCCATCAGAGTGCTGTAGACCAGGCCTTAAAGAGTCCAAATGGACACCTTGACCTTTTCCTCCGCTTCCTCCTGGGTCTTTCACTGGAGACCAATCAAACTCTTTTACAAGGTTTCCTTCcaaagacaggaagtagctcaAAGAACAATCAGGAGACAGTTCAGTACATCAAGAAGAAGATCAGTGagaatgtgtctgcagagaaaagcataaACCTGCTccactgtctgaatgaactgagtgatcgttctctagtggaggagatccaacagTCTTTGAGTTCAGGAAGTTTATCTGCAGATGAACTGTCTCCGGCTCAGTGGTCAGCTCTGGGTTTCATCTTACTGACATCAGGTGAAGATCTGGACGTTTTTGACCTAAAGAAATACAATGCTTCAGAGGAGGCTCTTTTCAGACTGATGCCAGTGGTCAAAGTTTCAAACAAAGTTCG ATTGAAGgactgtaacctctcagagagaagctgtgaagcccTGGCCTCAGTTCTCGGCTCTCCGTCCTCTAACCTGACAGAAGTGGACCtcagtaacaacaacctgcagtaTTCAGGAGTGGAGCTGCTGTCTTCTGGGTTGAAAAGTCCACACTGCAaactggaaactctcag ACTTGAATCGTGTAAACTCTCAGAGAGAACTTGTGAAATTCTGTCATCTGTTCTGAGCTCCCAGTCGTGCTGTTTGAGAGAGATCGACCTGCGGAACAACAACCTACAAGATTCTGGGGAGAAGTTGTTGTCTGGTTCAAACTGTACACTGGAGATATTCAG gAAGCCTGCTGGAGTCCGATGGTTGAAACCAGGTCTGAGGAAGT attcctgtcaactcaccatcgacacaaacacagtgCACAGAGAGctcaaactgtctgaagacaacaggaaggtgacacGGGAAAAGGAGCTTCAGTTGtatcctgatcatccagacagatttgacGACTGGCCTCAGCTGCTGTGTAGCAATGGTCTGACTGGTTGCCATTACTGGGAGATTGAGTGGAGAGGAGCAGTTTTTATATCATTGAGTTACAGAGGAATCGAGAGGAAAGGATGTGAAGATGGCACTGTGTTTGGATGGAATGATTGGTCCTGGAGTTTGAGATGCTATGATGTTGAAGATTACTCTGTctggcacaaaaacaaagaaacagttatctcctcctctgtctctaacaGAGTGGCGgtgtatgtggactgtcctgctggTATTCTGTCATTCTACAGCGTCTCCTCTAACTCACTGATCCACCTTCACACCTTCCACACCACATTCACAGAACCTCCTTATCCAGGATTCTGGATGATCGATTCTGGTTCCTCAGTGTTACTGTGTTGA